The region GTCGCTGCGGCTGACGTGCTGCCCCCTGTGACTCTCGGCCATGCTGTCGCCGCTATACACACACGGACCGCCCGCCTCGACACAAAACTTTTCAATCAGCTTGTCGCGCAAACGCTGAATATCGACCTTGCGAAAATGCTCGACGATGCGTTCATCTCGCGCAATGTTCAGCAGCATGCCCTCGACAATTCGCGTGATCCCCGCACGCGCCCCAAGGTCACGATAGAGGCTGTCATCCTTGGCGGGTTGTTGCGCGCAAGCGCTCAAGAACAACACCAGACTCAAAAGGAGAACACGCATCAAAAACTCCCCTGAACGGACAGATATGTACCGTTCTGATTGTCCAGCGTGGCGATTTCTCCGAGCCGTGCGTAGGCCAGCACCACCGACACATGTTTGTTGGGGAAGTAACCGATAAACAGATCCGTCCAATCGCTTTCCCCGGAAAACGACAGGTTGTCTGGCTTCTCGCGATACTCCACGCCCAGCGCCCAACGCGGGTTGAACAACACCGCCAACGAACCTTCTTTGAGCAGGCTGCGGGTATCTCGACGATCACCACCAAACCCCAGCAAG is a window of Pseudomonas sp. DC1.2 DNA encoding:
- a CDS encoding group 1 truncated hemoglobin; translation: MRVLLLSLVLFLSACAQQPAKDDSLYRDLGARAGITRIVEGMLLNIARDERIVEHFRKVDIQRLRDKLIEKFCVEAGGPCVYSGDSMAESHRGQHVSRSDFNALVEDLIAAMDQQGIAVPVQNRLIARLAPMRSEVIEQ